In Microbacterium binotii, one DNA window encodes the following:
- a CDS encoding carbohydrate ABC transporter permease, producing MSASSTTARSPKRIGFGGKSFSSWDLKLSPYLYISPFFILFLIVGLFPIAYTAYISFQDWDLVRGTGTFVGFDQYATVINDPKFWTALRNSFSIFLLSTVPQLILAIFIAVLLDQNIRAKTFWRMGVLLPYVMAPVAVALIFSNMFGDQYGLVNSILTDLGIPAIKWHSDAFASHIAIATMVNFRWTGYNTLILLAAMQAIPRDFYEAATVDGAGKVRQFFSITLPSLKPTLIFVIITSTIGGLQIFDEPRMYDQTGTGGADNQWLTITLWLYDLGWGQWNFGRAAALAWILFLIILAIGAINLFVTRGLVRDEGKKSDMSRAQMRAARRAAKEAVEASRTAAPQKTEVLR from the coding sequence GTGAGCGCCTCGTCCACGACGGCCAGATCCCCCAAGCGCATCGGCTTCGGTGGCAAGAGCTTCAGCTCCTGGGACCTCAAGCTGTCCCCCTATCTGTACATCTCCCCCTTCTTCATCCTCTTCCTGATCGTCGGGCTCTTCCCGATCGCCTACACGGCGTACATCTCTTTCCAGGACTGGGACCTCGTGCGCGGCACGGGCACATTCGTCGGCTTCGACCAGTACGCGACGGTCATCAACGACCCGAAGTTCTGGACGGCGCTGCGCAACTCGTTCTCGATCTTCCTGCTCTCCACCGTCCCGCAGCTGATCCTCGCGATCTTCATCGCGGTGCTGCTGGACCAGAACATCCGCGCCAAGACCTTCTGGCGCATGGGCGTGCTGCTGCCCTATGTCATGGCCCCCGTCGCCGTGGCGCTCATCTTCTCCAACATGTTCGGCGACCAGTACGGTCTCGTGAACTCGATCCTGACCGATCTCGGCATCCCGGCCATCAAGTGGCACTCGGATGCGTTCGCCAGCCACATCGCGATCGCGACGATGGTCAACTTCCGCTGGACCGGGTACAACACCCTCATCCTGCTGGCGGCCATGCAGGCCATCCCGCGCGACTTCTACGAGGCCGCGACGGTCGACGGCGCGGGCAAGGTCCGCCAGTTCTTCTCCATCACGCTGCCGAGCCTGAAGCCCACGCTGATCTTCGTCATCATCACCTCGACGATCGGCGGCCTGCAGATCTTCGACGAGCCGCGGATGTACGACCAGACCGGAACCGGTGGCGCCGACAACCAGTGGCTCACCATCACCCTGTGGCTCTACGACCTCGGTTGGGGCCAGTGGAACTTCGGTCGCGCCGCAGCCCTCGCGTGGATCCTGTTCCTCATCATCCTCGCGATCGGCGCGATCAACCTCTTCGTCACCCGCGGTCTCGTGCGTGACGAAGGCAAGAAGTCCGATATGAGTCGAGCCCAGATGCGCGCTGCCCGCCGCGCCGCCAAGGAAGCGGTCGAAGCGTCCCGCACCGCCGCGCCCCAGAAGACGGAGGTCCTCCGATGA
- a CDS encoding PadR family transcriptional regulator — translation MTTRITPLGIMVLALLREDPMHPYEMLRLMRLRHDDRILNITGGTVYHTVARLEKAGLIAEAGTEREGNRPERTTYALTDAGLASLDEWIRTELVRIDHPVEFRVALAEAHNLDRDDAAALLALRRAALTEQIADIAAGLNKARRGGVSEQYLIEVDRSHALAEADLAWLDAFLGRLGDPSFAWGPDAHDRTSDRYLTQRKAARE, via the coding sequence ATGACGACTCGGATCACCCCATTGGGGATCATGGTGCTCGCGCTGCTGCGCGAAGACCCCATGCATCCGTACGAGATGCTGCGCCTCATGCGGCTGCGGCACGACGACCGCATCCTGAACATCACCGGCGGCACGGTCTATCACACGGTCGCCCGCCTGGAGAAGGCGGGACTCATCGCCGAGGCGGGCACCGAGCGCGAGGGGAATCGTCCCGAGCGCACGACCTACGCGCTGACGGATGCCGGGCTGGCGTCGCTGGACGAGTGGATCCGCACCGAGCTCGTGCGCATCGACCACCCCGTCGAGTTTCGTGTCGCGCTCGCCGAGGCCCACAACCTCGACCGCGACGACGCCGCGGCGCTGCTCGCCTTACGGCGCGCCGCACTGACGGAGCAGATCGCTGACATCGCCGCGGGGCTGAACAAGGCCCGCCGGGGAGGGGTTTCCGAGCAGTACCTCATCGAGGTCGATCGCTCCCACGCTCTCGCCGAGGCCGACCTGGCCTGGCTCGATGCTTTCCTCGGGCGCCTCGGCGACCCGAGCTTCGCCTGGGGGCCGGATGCGCACGACCGCACCAGCGACCGGTACCTCACTCAGAGAAAGGCTGCTCGCGAATGA
- a CDS encoding carbohydrate ABC transporter permease, with amino-acid sequence MTTLQTPPVAAEEALLEPGRKPVRRRRPVRGSRPGWFVYAALGVVLLSAAFPFYWSLLIGSGDSYTIRDPNMSWIPGGNFIANAAKVINDPAVNFWPALWNSIFSSALIAASVVFFSTLAGWAFAKLKFRGSSWLLVFVIATMAVPTQLGVVPLYLLFSEIGWTGQIGAIIIPALVSAFGVFWMTQYIRQAVPDELIEAARVDGASSFRTFLTVGVPAARPAAAMLALFTFVTAWNNFFWPFIVLDRQNPTLPVALSLLQSNYFVDYSIVLAGVLLSTIPLLILFVFAGKQLVSGIMQGAVKG; translated from the coding sequence ATGACCACTCTGCAGACCCCGCCCGTCGCGGCGGAGGAAGCGCTGCTGGAGCCCGGCCGCAAGCCGGTGCGCAGGCGCCGCCCGGTGCGCGGGTCGCGTCCGGGCTGGTTCGTGTACGCCGCCCTCGGCGTCGTCCTGCTCAGCGCCGCGTTCCCCTTCTACTGGTCGCTGCTCATCGGCTCCGGCGACTCGTACACGATCCGCGACCCCAACATGTCGTGGATCCCCGGCGGCAACTTCATCGCGAACGCTGCGAAGGTCATCAACGATCCGGCCGTGAACTTCTGGCCGGCGCTGTGGAACTCGATCTTCAGCTCGGCGCTCATCGCCGCATCCGTCGTGTTCTTCTCGACGCTGGCCGGATGGGCCTTCGCGAAGCTGAAGTTCCGCGGCTCGAGCTGGCTGCTCGTGTTCGTCATCGCCACGATGGCCGTGCCGACCCAGCTCGGCGTCGTGCCGCTGTACCTCCTGTTCAGCGAGATCGGATGGACGGGTCAGATCGGCGCGATCATCATCCCGGCCCTGGTGAGCGCCTTCGGCGTGTTCTGGATGACGCAGTACATCCGCCAGGCCGTGCCGGACGAGCTGATCGAGGCGGCCCGCGTCGACGGGGCGAGCTCGTTCCGCACCTTCCTCACGGTGGGTGTGCCCGCCGCGCGTCCCGCGGCCGCGATGCTGGCGCTGTTCACGTTCGTGACGGCCTGGAACAACTTCTTCTGGCCGTTCATCGTGCTCGACCGGCAGAACCCGACCCTTCCGGTCGCGCTGTCGCTGCTGCAGTCCAACTACTTCGTCGACTACTCGATCGTCCTCGCGGGCGTGCTGCTGTCGACGATCCCGCTCCTGATCCTCTTCGTCTTCGCCGGCAAGCAGCTGGTGAGCGGAATCATGCAAGGCGCCGTCAAGGGCTGA
- a CDS encoding glycoside hydrolase family 1 protein, with the protein MSDALRAFPRNFLFGAATAAFQIEGAAFEDGRTASIWDAFCREPGAVINGDNGDVACDHYHRYGEDVALMKGLGLDTYRFSVSWSRVRPDAGPLNQKGLDFYKRLVDELRDADILPWLTLYHWDMPQALQERGGWAVRESSDLFTEYALDVYDALGDRVDIWTTLNEPWCSSFLSYTAGIHAPGHYSVAEGMLASHHLLLGHGQVVRELRGRDAGKNLGITLNLTVPDPVDPENEGDRDAARRIDGQFNRWFLDPIFRGSYPEDVVDDIRVVDAAAVETWQAAIRPGDLELISQPIDSLGVNYYHGEFVGAEPDPNPPLPGEAPTDRPGRSPFPAAEGIYWHDRGLPRTSMNWEVQPEGLTRLLRRVSDEYAAAAGTVLYVTENGAAYDDELVVEEGVARVKDAERTEFLRAHLSAVLNAADAGVDVRGYFYWSLLDNFEWAWGYEKRFGIVHVDYDTQVRTLKDSALEYRRVIAARAIDNAPEGAVLQR; encoded by the coding sequence ATGAGCGACGCTCTGCGCGCGTTCCCGCGGAACTTCCTGTTCGGAGCGGCCACCGCGGCCTTCCAGATCGAGGGCGCTGCCTTCGAGGACGGGCGGACCGCATCCATCTGGGACGCGTTCTGCCGCGAGCCCGGTGCCGTCATCAACGGCGACAACGGTGACGTCGCCTGCGACCACTATCACCGCTACGGCGAGGATGTGGCGCTGATGAAGGGTCTGGGGCTCGACACCTACCGGTTCTCCGTGTCGTGGTCGCGCGTGCGCCCGGACGCCGGCCCGCTCAACCAGAAGGGCCTGGATTTCTACAAGCGTCTGGTCGATGAGCTGCGCGACGCCGACATCCTGCCGTGGCTCACGCTCTACCACTGGGACATGCCGCAGGCGCTGCAGGAGCGCGGCGGCTGGGCGGTGCGCGAGTCCAGCGACCTGTTCACGGAGTACGCGCTGGACGTGTACGACGCGCTCGGCGACCGGGTCGACATCTGGACCACGCTGAACGAGCCGTGGTGCTCGTCGTTCCTCAGCTACACCGCCGGCATCCACGCTCCGGGCCACTACTCCGTCGCAGAGGGGATGCTGGCCTCGCACCACCTGCTGCTCGGCCACGGGCAGGTCGTCCGGGAGCTCCGCGGACGCGACGCGGGCAAGAACCTCGGGATCACGCTGAACCTCACCGTCCCCGACCCGGTGGACCCGGAGAACGAGGGCGACCGGGATGCGGCGCGTCGCATCGACGGCCAGTTCAACCGCTGGTTCCTCGACCCGATCTTCCGGGGCTCCTACCCGGAGGACGTGGTAGACGACATCCGCGTCGTCGATGCGGCGGCGGTCGAGACATGGCAGGCAGCCATCCGTCCCGGCGACCTCGAGCTCATCTCGCAGCCCATCGACAGCCTCGGGGTGAACTACTACCACGGCGAGTTCGTGGGCGCCGAGCCCGACCCGAACCCGCCGCTGCCCGGCGAGGCTCCCACCGATCGTCCGGGCCGCTCGCCGTTCCCGGCGGCGGAGGGCATCTACTGGCACGACCGCGGCCTGCCGCGCACCTCGATGAACTGGGAGGTGCAGCCGGAGGGGCTGACCAGGCTGCTGCGCCGCGTCTCGGACGAGTACGCCGCCGCCGCGGGCACGGTTCTCTACGTCACCGAGAACGGTGCGGCCTACGACGATGAGCTCGTCGTCGAGGAGGGCGTCGCGCGGGTGAAGGATGCGGAGCGCACCGAGTTCCTGCGCGCGCACCTGTCCGCCGTGCTGAATGCGGCCGACGCGGGCGTCGACGTGCGCGGCTACTTCTACTGGTCGCTGCTGGACAACTTCGAGTGGGCCTGGGGCTACGAGAAGCGGTTCGGCATCGTCCACGTCGACTACGACACCCAGGTGCGTACGTTGAAGGACAGCGCTCTGGAGTATCGTCGGGTGATCGCCGCCCGTGCGATCGATAACGCGCCCGAGGGCGCCGTCCTGCAGAGGTAG
- a CDS encoding uracil-xanthine permease family protein — MPLWKIHGNGRTVAPGDVVAPDERLNWPATIAIGAQHVIAMFGATFLVPILTGFPVATTLLFSGIGTLLFLLVTKNKLPSYLGSSFAFIAPVTAATASAGMGSALAGIVAVGVLLAIIGVVVQLAGLGWVDKLMPPVVAGAIVALIGFNLAPAAWNNFQQAPVIASITLAAVILFSVLFRGFLGRISIFLGVVVGYIAAAIAGELDFSSVADAVWIGLPPFHIADFASAGTWSAIAMFLPVVLVLVAENVGHVRGVATMTDASVNRSTGRALIADGAATTVAGFFGGSGTTTYGENIGVMAATRVYSTAAYWVAGIVAILLSMSPKIGAVINSVPAGVLGGVTTALYGLIGIIGIKIWVDNRVDFSRPVNQYTAAVALVMAIAGFSMSWGDFQLGAIVVATAAALVIYHLGNAIARWRKTGADDGGPIPAVGPLGGDPE; from the coding sequence ATGCCCCTGTGGAAGATCCACGGAAACGGCCGCACCGTCGCCCCCGGCGACGTCGTCGCCCCCGACGAGCGCCTCAACTGGCCCGCGACGATCGCGATCGGCGCTCAGCACGTGATCGCCATGTTCGGCGCCACCTTCCTCGTGCCGATCCTGACCGGATTCCCGGTCGCCACCACGCTGCTGTTCTCCGGCATCGGCACGCTGCTGTTCCTCCTGGTCACGAAGAACAAGCTCCCGAGCTACCTGGGCTCGTCGTTCGCGTTCATCGCTCCCGTGACGGCGGCGACCGCATCCGCCGGCATGGGCTCCGCGCTCGCCGGCATCGTCGCCGTGGGTGTGCTGCTCGCAATCATCGGTGTCGTCGTGCAGCTCGCCGGCCTCGGCTGGGTCGACAAGCTCATGCCCCCCGTGGTCGCCGGCGCCATCGTCGCGCTGATCGGCTTCAACCTGGCCCCCGCGGCCTGGAACAACTTCCAGCAGGCGCCCGTGATCGCCTCGATCACGCTCGCGGCCGTCATCCTCTTCAGCGTGCTCTTCCGCGGCTTCCTCGGCCGGATCTCGATCTTCCTGGGCGTCGTCGTCGGCTACATCGCGGCCGCGATCGCCGGTGAGCTCGACTTCAGCAGCGTGGCGGATGCGGTCTGGATCGGCCTGCCCCCCTTCCACATCGCCGACTTCGCGAGCGCGGGGACCTGGAGCGCGATCGCGATGTTCCTGCCGGTCGTGCTCGTACTGGTGGCCGAGAACGTCGGCCACGTGCGCGGTGTCGCGACGATGACGGATGCGTCCGTCAACCGCTCAACCGGTCGCGCCCTCATCGCGGACGGCGCCGCCACCACCGTCGCCGGCTTCTTCGGCGGCTCGGGCACCACGACCTACGGCGAGAACATCGGCGTGATGGCCGCGACCCGCGTGTACTCGACCGCCGCGTACTGGGTCGCCGGCATCGTCGCGATCCTGCTGAGCATGTCGCCCAAGATCGGCGCCGTCATCAACTCCGTGCCGGCGGGCGTGCTGGGCGGTGTGACGACCGCGCTGTACGGCCTCATCGGCATCATCGGCATCAAGATCTGGGTCGACAACCGCGTGGACTTCTCACGTCCCGTGAACCAGTACACCGCCGCGGTGGCCCTCGTCATGGCGATCGCCGGGTTCTCGATGTCGTGGGGCGACTTCCAGCTCGGCGCGATCGTGGTGGCCACCGCGGCGGCCCTGGTGATCTACCATCTCGGCAACGCCATCGCGCGCTGGCGCAAGACGGGCGCCGACGACGGCGGCCCGATCCCTGCGGTCGGTCCGCTGGGCGGCGACCCCGAGTGA
- a CDS encoding phosphoribosylaminoimidazolesuccinocarboxamide synthase: MNDPALLDGWRHVYSGKVRDLYVPDDIPEGASGERMLVVASDRVSSFDHVLEPGIPDKGVLLTTLSLWWFDRLAGGDGGRRIPNHLVADHVLGADDTAHELIPDAVAGRAMVVRALEMQPIECVVRGYLTGSGWLEYQSTGTVCGIPIAAGLNDGDRLPEPIFTPAYKAPMGEHDENISFERTAEIVGGEMAERLRELSLEIYARAAATAEERGLILADTKFEFGLDDQGVLTLADEVLTPDSSRYWDAQAWRTGTTPAERMASFDKQIVRNWLAAAWVPREGEPPRLPDEIAAQTSARYAELLRRLTAA, translated from the coding sequence GTGAACGACCCTGCGCTCCTCGACGGCTGGCGGCATGTGTACTCCGGGAAGGTCCGGGACCTCTACGTTCCCGACGACATCCCCGAAGGCGCTTCCGGCGAGCGCATGCTCGTCGTCGCGAGCGACCGCGTGAGCTCCTTCGACCACGTGCTCGAGCCGGGCATCCCCGACAAGGGCGTGCTGCTGACGACCCTGAGCCTCTGGTGGTTCGACCGCCTCGCGGGCGGCGACGGCGGCCGCCGCATCCCGAACCACCTCGTCGCGGACCACGTCCTCGGCGCCGACGACACGGCGCACGAGCTGATCCCGGATGCGGTCGCCGGCCGCGCAATGGTCGTGCGCGCGCTCGAGATGCAGCCCATCGAGTGCGTCGTGCGCGGCTATCTCACCGGCTCCGGCTGGCTCGAGTACCAGAGCACGGGAACGGTGTGCGGCATCCCGATCGCTGCGGGACTGAACGACGGCGACCGCCTACCGGAGCCGATCTTCACCCCGGCCTACAAGGCGCCGATGGGCGAGCACGACGAGAACATCTCGTTCGAGCGCACCGCCGAGATCGTGGGGGGCGAGATGGCCGAGCGCCTGCGCGAGCTCTCGCTGGAGATCTACGCGCGCGCCGCGGCCACCGCAGAGGAACGCGGGCTCATCCTCGCCGACACGAAGTTCGAGTTCGGTCTCGACGACCAGGGCGTGCTCACTCTCGCGGACGAGGTGCTGACCCCCGACTCGTCCCGGTACTGGGACGCGCAGGCGTGGCGCACCGGCACGACGCCCGCCGAGCGGATGGCGAGCTTCGACAAGCAGATCGTGCGCAACTGGCTCGCCGCCGCATGGGTTCCCCGCGAGGGTGAACCGCCACGACTGCCCGACGAGATCGCGGCGCAGACCTCCGCCCGCTACGCCGAGCTGCTGCGCCGCCTCACCGCCGCCTGA
- a CDS encoding LacI family DNA-binding transcriptional regulator, with the protein MTSDPRRATATIEDVAAMAGVSRSTVSRVVNGATAVSPAAVAAVELAISELNYVPNRAARSLASRATMAIALIVPEDTNRFFGDPFFASIVSGINARLSRSDYVLNLIIASNDPRDKTAAYLRSGAVDGAIVVSHHTSDTFVDRIAAAVPVVYGGRPAHGRDGAYFVDIDNVDGGRTATRHLVEAGRTRIGTISGPIDMPAGIDRLTGYREVLQDAGLQVGPIEDGGFTSAGGYTAMERILASGTEIDALFVASDLMARGALAALERTGLSVPDDIAIVGFDDSPVATAVTPALTTVRQPSQQQGEQMVDVLLALLAGQNPPHATILSSELIRRESA; encoded by the coding sequence GTGACCAGCGACCCTCGTCGTGCCACCGCCACCATCGAGGACGTCGCCGCGATGGCCGGGGTCTCCCGGTCCACGGTCTCCCGAGTCGTCAACGGCGCCACCGCAGTGAGTCCCGCTGCGGTGGCGGCCGTCGAACTCGCCATCAGCGAGCTGAACTACGTGCCCAACCGGGCCGCCCGCTCGCTGGCGAGCCGAGCGACGATGGCGATCGCGTTGATCGTGCCGGAAGACACCAACAGGTTCTTCGGCGACCCGTTCTTCGCGTCGATCGTGTCGGGCATCAACGCACGGCTCAGCAGGTCGGACTACGTGCTGAATCTCATCATCGCGAGCAACGATCCGCGGGATAAGACCGCGGCGTATCTGCGAAGCGGCGCCGTCGACGGCGCGATCGTCGTCTCGCACCACACGAGCGACACGTTCGTCGACCGGATCGCCGCGGCGGTCCCCGTGGTCTACGGCGGGCGGCCCGCCCACGGCCGCGACGGCGCGTACTTCGTCGACATCGACAACGTCGACGGCGGCCGCACGGCGACCCGGCACCTCGTCGAGGCGGGACGCACCCGCATCGGCACGATCTCGGGTCCGATCGACATGCCCGCGGGCATCGACCGTCTCACCGGGTACCGCGAGGTGCTGCAGGACGCGGGGCTGCAGGTCGGCCCGATCGAGGACGGCGGCTTCACCTCGGCCGGCGGCTACACGGCGATGGAACGCATCCTCGCCTCCGGCACCGAGATCGACGCCCTGTTCGTCGCGAGCGACCTCATGGCGCGTGGCGCGCTGGCGGCGCTCGAGCGCACGGGTCTCAGCGTGCCCGACGACATCGCCATCGTCGGCTTCGACGACTCGCCGGTCGCGACCGCGGTCACCCCCGCGCTGACCACCGTCCGCCAGCCCTCGCAGCAGCAGGGCGAGCAGATGGTCGACGTGCTGCTGGCGCTGCTCGCGGGCCAGAACCCCCCGCACGCCACGATCCTGTCGTCCGAGCTGATCCGGCGCGAGTCGGCCTGA